A DNA window from Theobroma cacao cultivar B97-61/B2 chromosome 5, Criollo_cocoa_genome_V2, whole genome shotgun sequence contains the following coding sequences:
- the LOC18600162 gene encoding protein WVD2-like 1: MGRELADVHMDNKPNGVVNSNGVVNSNGNPRISEGTESKNYEVKECTAENSVVENGHEKQDVLGVKSTNFGIDLPEGKNEKAGDQKSSDNKKLSSPASKSGGAGNIHVHHATSKTVANGTADVSSSPSPTATKNSEPNSPLTPLMLRKPLQPYDRKHPDEEDNWSVASSTAVSVRTARSRVTIGTAPTFRSAERAEKRKEFYQKLEEKHQALEAERSQCEARTKEEQEAALKQLRKNMVVRANPIPSFYYEGPPPKVELKKLPLTRPKSPNLTRRKSCGDAVHASLDEKAKTCCRTHRHSLGSHREASTTANALKSKGQLSGQSSNGAGKVKTRAKQVKETTKAAPPKITEQSNANITVQS; this comes from the exons ATGGGTAGGGAACTTGCAGATGTGCACATGGACAATAAGCCAAATGGTGTAGTGAATTCAAATGGTGTGGTGAATTCAAATGGTAATCCAAGAATTTCAGAAGGCACTGAGTCAAAGAACTATGAGGTCAAGGAATGCACCGCAGAAAACTCAGTGGTTGAGAATGGTCATGAGAAGCAAGATGTGCTAGGTGTTAAAAGCACAAATTTTGGTATTGACCTCCCTGaagggaaaaatgaaaaggctGGAGATCAGAAGTCCAGTGACAATAAGAAGTTAAGCTCCCCTGCATCTAAATCCGGTGGTGCTGGAAATATTCATGTGCACCATGCTACCTCAAAAACTGTTGCAAATGGCACAGCAGATGTTAGCTCTTCACCTTCCCCTACTGCTACAAAGAATTCAGAG CCAAATTCTCCTCTGACTCCTCTGATGTTAAGGAAGCCATTGCAACCTTATGACAGGAAGCATCCTGATGAAGAAGATAATTGGTCTGTTGCATCCTC TACTGCTGTATCTGTGCGAACTGCTAGATCGAGGGTAACTATTGGAACTGCTCCAACTTTCAGAAGTGCGGAACGTGCTGAGAAACGGAAGGAG TTTTACCAGAAGTTAGAGGAAAAACACCAAGCTTTGGAGGCAGAGAGAAGCCAGTGTGAGGCCAGGACCAAG GAAGAGCAAGAAGCAGCCCTTAAGCAGCTTAGAAAGAATATGGTCGTCAGAGCAAATCCAATACCTAGTTTCTACTATGAAGGACCTCCACCGAAGGTTGAACTGAAGAAG CTGCCATTGACTCGGCCAAAGTCACCAAATCTTACCCGGAGAAAGAGCTGTGGCGACGCAGTCCATGCATCTCTGGatgaaaaagcaaaaacttGTTGCCGTACACATCGCCACAGCTTAGGTAGCCATAGAGAAGCATCCACTACTGCAAATGCACTCAAAAGTAAGGGTCAGCTCAGTGGACAGAGCAGTAATGGTGCTGGCAAGGTGAAAACTCGGGCAAAACAGGTAAAAGAGACGACAAAAGCTGCTCCTCCTAAAATCACCGAGCAGAGCAATGCTAACATCACTGTTCAGTCATGA